A single genomic interval of Candidatus Polarisedimenticolaceae bacterium harbors:
- a CDS encoding glycosyltransferase family 39 protein, protein MAIAVRLVLARDGAWQSSDSFHYFALADAIHEHGAFESGGSQHPDLSRSPLYPTLVAATRFLVPDTATAGFLVSLLASVGAMFAIARLAGDLFGPGAKRAGLVLGAVSPVGVMALPSLPDPLLVALLLASASSIWRARDSGSFRPALEAGVWAGLATLTRAEGIAYPLAAAALAVACGGGRARLGARVRNGALILACGAAMYAPWAWYASQRLGRTMFAPGFEYVAGQRALADAIEARYWNYPGLDWTDVVLFAPTADHGGTLWTRWFETGRVPELDPRVLPASMKDASVPAATTGRGGTWLQPSRWLRRAGIVQSNLPRALRGLWSERLVTVSTLVLGVVAAIALAGSRRRQEAWFLAGVGVWASLPLASHVEYRFLFPWTGLGAVVASACWRTFATRPSIGIAVALLVGVDTLSAPRPAHGLRDDPQGLVRLVRDANLPPGPLMATRSGVPYLSGRPYRPLPVGGPEVVADALHATGSVAVVVETAADLDRRPDVGALLEDPPPPPWRIAGRIPSGTRGEYRLLVVSHEATIP, encoded by the coding sequence GTGGCGATCGCGGTGCGCCTGGTCCTGGCGCGGGACGGCGCCTGGCAAAGCTCCGATTCGTTCCACTACTTCGCCCTGGCCGACGCCATCCACGAGCACGGGGCCTTCGAATCCGGCGGGAGCCAGCACCCGGACCTTTCCCGGTCGCCGCTCTACCCGACGCTCGTCGCCGCCACGCGGTTCCTCGTCCCGGACACCGCAACCGCCGGCTTCCTCGTCTCGCTGCTCGCGAGCGTCGGCGCGATGTTCGCGATCGCCAGGTTGGCGGGCGATCTCTTCGGCCCGGGAGCGAAGCGTGCGGGGCTCGTGCTCGGAGCGGTGTCGCCCGTCGGCGTGATGGCCCTTCCTTCCCTTCCCGACCCGTTGCTGGTCGCGCTCCTGCTCGCGTCCGCATCGTCGATCTGGCGGGCGCGGGACTCCGGCTCGTTCCGGCCGGCCCTCGAAGCGGGCGTCTGGGCCGGGCTGGCGACGCTGACGCGGGCGGAGGGGATCGCCTACCCCCTCGCCGCCGCCGCGCTCGCCGTCGCTTGCGGCGGCGGCCGGGCGCGGCTCGGCGCGCGGGTGCGCAACGGCGCACTCATCCTCGCCTGCGGCGCGGCGATGTACGCACCGTGGGCCTGGTACGCCTCCCAGCGGTTGGGACGCACGATGTTCGCGCCGGGGTTCGAATACGTGGCCGGTCAGCGCGCCCTCGCCGATGCGATCGAGGCACGTTACTGGAACTACCCGGGCCTGGACTGGACGGACGTGGTCCTGTTCGCCCCGACCGCCGACCATGGCGGTACGCTGTGGACACGCTGGTTCGAGACCGGCCGCGTGCCGGAGCTCGATCCGCGCGTGCTTCCGGCTTCCATGAAGGATGCCTCCGTCCCCGCTGCGACCACGGGGCGTGGCGGGACATGGCTGCAACCCTCCCGGTGGCTCCGGCGCGCCGGAATCGTTCAGAGCAACCTGCCGAGAGCCCTGCGCGGCTTGTGGAGCGAGCGGCTCGTCACCGTCTCGACGCTGGTTCTGGGCGTGGTCGCAGCGATCGCGCTCGCGGGTTCCCGCCGCCGGCAGGAGGCGTGGTTCCTCGCCGGCGTGGGTGTTTGGGCGAGCTTGCCGCTCGCCAGCCACGTGGAGTACCGATTCCTGTTCCCTTGGACCGGGCTCGGCGCCGTCGTGGCCAGCGCCTGCTGGAGGACCTTCGCGACGCGTCCCTCGATCGGGATCGCCGTCGCGCTGCTCGTGGGGGTGGACACGCTGAGCGCTCCGCGCCCGGCGCACGGGCTACGCGACGATCCGCAGGGCCTGGTCCGGCTGGTGCGCGACGCGAACCTGCCCCCGGGCCCCCTCATGGCGACGCGCTCCGGAGTTCCCTACCTCTCCGGCCGCCCCTATCGGCCGCTGCCGGTCGGGGGCCCGGAGGTCGTGGCCGACGCGCTCCACGCCACGGGATCGGTCGCCGTCGTGGTCGAAACGGCGGCGGACCTCGACCGGCGGCCCGACGTCGGCGCGCTCCTCGAGGATCCCCCGCCGCCTCCGTGGCGGATCGCGGGCCGGATTCCCTCCGGCACGCGGGGCGAATACCGTCTGCTCGTCGTCTCCCACGAGGCGACGATTCCGTGA
- a CDS encoding NAD(P)-dependent oxidoreductase → MSRVILIGGNGFLGTALTSRLRAAGRDFVVASRSGTVPVDVAEGVPQALVADADAVVNLASILGRPRIDEGTYRAVNAEGARRVAEACAAAGVRRLVHVSTTGVLGPTGTTPLDESAPPRPETPYERTKLEGERAARAFARTVVLRPGHVYGPGDRHMLPFYRSIAKGTFRTIGGGRALWQPVHVDDVARAIELALDAPGTEGGIFHVAGSERLSLGAFAARIAAALGTTLRGPSIPTPLAWGLGGLLEALMLPFGSDPPLTRARVRTMTTHRVYAIERARASLGWAPRIGLDDGLAGTVAWCRAGGWA, encoded by the coding sequence GTGAGCCGCGTGATCCTGATCGGGGGCAACGGCTTCCTCGGAACCGCCCTAACGTCGCGCCTTCGTGCGGCCGGGCGCGACTTCGTGGTCGCGTCCCGTTCGGGCACGGTCCCGGTGGACGTGGCGGAGGGGGTTCCGCAGGCGCTCGTCGCCGACGCCGACGCGGTCGTGAACCTCGCGTCGATCCTCGGGCGGCCGCGGATCGACGAGGGGACGTACCGCGCGGTGAACGCGGAGGGGGCGCGCCGCGTCGCCGAGGCCTGCGCCGCGGCGGGGGTGCGCCGCCTCGTCCACGTGAGCACCACCGGGGTGCTCGGACCGACGGGGACGACGCCGCTCGACGAATCGGCGCCGCCTCGCCCCGAAACGCCGTACGAGCGCACGAAGCTCGAGGGGGAGCGCGCCGCACGCGCGTTCGCGCGCACGGTCGTTCTCCGCCCCGGCCACGTGTACGGTCCCGGCGACCGCCACATGCTCCCGTTCTACCGGTCGATCGCGAAGGGGACCTTCCGCACGATCGGGGGCGGCCGCGCGCTGTGGCAGCCGGTGCACGTCGACGACGTCGCGCGCGCGATCGAGCTCGCCCTCGACGCGCCGGGAACGGAGGGAGGGATCTTCCACGTCGCGGGCTCCGAACGCCTTTCCCTCGGCGCGTTCGCCGCCCGCATCGCCGCCGCCCTGGGGACGACGCTTCGAGGCCCGTCGATCCCGACCCCGCTCGCGTGGGGGCTCGGCGGGCTCCTCGAGGCGCTGATGCTCCCTTTCGGCTCCGACCCGCCGTTGACCCGCGCGCGGGTCCGCACGATGACGACCCACCGCGTCTACGCGATCGAGCGCGCGCGCGCGTCGCTGGGGTGGGCGCCGCGCATCGGCCTCGACGACGGGCTCGCGGGCACCGTCGCGTGGTGCCGGGCGGGGGGGTGGGCGTGA
- a CDS encoding glycosyltransferase: protein MSALPRASVVVPVKDGGEGIERLVRSLQALDYPRDRIEILVVDNRSTDRTAERVAALGAAVVRADDVASSYHARNVGWRAASGEWIAFTDADCVAPAGWLRGLLAPPIPPAAGAILGEVVALELETAVQRLTERFGIMKHAVTMPHKRLACFSTANVAIRRDVLERLGGFREDVRYFGDMELSWRMQLELGVELVFRPEAEILHRHRRTWAELWRHGVQHGRGVAFMKRAYPDRYAIEAREQAGRVGGIVRALARDGAAGAMFQVVWLAGMTAGYLRGPAWSRE, encoded by the coding sequence GTGAGCGCGCTCCCCCGCGCGAGCGTCGTCGTCCCGGTGAAGGACGGCGGCGAAGGAATCGAGCGGCTCGTCCGCTCGTTGCAGGCGCTCGACTACCCGCGCGACCGGATCGAGATCCTCGTCGTCGACAACCGCTCGACCGATCGCACCGCCGAGCGGGTCGCGGCCCTCGGCGCGGCGGTCGTGCGTGCGGACGACGTGGCGAGCAGCTATCACGCCCGCAATGTCGGCTGGCGCGCCGCTTCGGGGGAGTGGATCGCCTTCACCGACGCCGACTGCGTGGCCCCCGCGGGGTGGCTTCGCGGCCTTCTCGCGCCGCCGATCCCCCCCGCCGCCGGAGCGATCCTCGGCGAGGTCGTCGCCCTCGAGCTCGAGACCGCCGTGCAGCGGCTGACCGAGCGGTTCGGGATCATGAAGCACGCGGTCACGATGCCGCACAAGCGGCTCGCGTGCTTCTCGACCGCGAACGTCGCCATCCGACGCGACGTCCTCGAACGGCTCGGCGGCTTTCGCGAGGACGTCCGCTACTTCGGCGACATGGAGCTGTCCTGGCGGATGCAGCTCGAGCTCGGGGTCGAGCTCGTCTTCCGCCCCGAGGCGGAGATCCTCCACCGCCATCGGCGCACCTGGGCGGAGCTGTGGCGTCACGGCGTCCAGCACGGCCGAGGGGTCGCTTTCATGAAACGGGCCTATCCCGACCGCTACGCCATCGAGGCGCGGGAACAGGCCGGCCGCGTTGGCGGCATCGTCCGAGCGCTCGCCAGGGACGGGGCGGCGGGCGCCATGTTCCAGGTCGTCTGGCTGGCCGGCATGACCGCGGGATACCTCCGCGGCCCGGCGTGGAGTCGTGAATGA
- a CDS encoding SUMF1/EgtB/PvdO family nonheme iron enzyme — MKRVLLLLVGIPLGLVIVVAAVLWSKQNPIAVTILYPAIEPILPEMVEIPAGPFLRGNPTGTDFEKPVRTIHVSAFRIGKHEVTNEEWKRFADSTGRIYPVEPLHNEVQNYFLNYPKSPVVEISWEDAAAYCVWLSMKTGRDFHLPTEAQWEKAARGGLDGMEFFWGNDRREGMAQHDVSWDIGPKDVGSFPPNGYGMYDVAGNVNEMVNDWYREDYFASCPDRDPVGPSGLSAYLSLVSPSGTRARLKGRCKVIKGGSYRAPWSWRERNPDNMIETPVQVGAREYVYQEPYTHFDLGFRVAEGGVWK; from the coding sequence ATGAAGCGTGTCTTGTTGCTGCTCGTCGGCATTCCCCTGGGCCTCGTGATCGTGGTCGCCGCAGTGCTGTGGTCCAAGCAGAACCCGATCGCCGTGACGATTCTCTACCCCGCGATCGAGCCGATCCTCCCGGAGATGGTGGAGATCCCGGCCGGTCCGTTCCTGCGCGGCAATCCGACGGGGACCGACTTCGAGAAGCCCGTGCGCACGATCCACGTCTCGGCGTTCCGGATCGGCAAACACGAGGTCACCAACGAGGAATGGAAACGCTTCGCGGACTCGACCGGTCGGATCTACCCCGTGGAGCCGCTGCACAACGAAGTGCAGAACTACTTCCTGAACTACCCGAAGAGCCCGGTCGTCGAGATCTCGTGGGAGGACGCCGCGGCCTACTGCGTGTGGCTCTCGATGAAGACCGGGAGGGACTTCCACCTCCCCACCGAGGCGCAGTGGGAGAAGGCGGCGCGTGGCGGACTCGACGGGATGGAGTTCTTCTGGGGGAACGACCGGCGCGAGGGGATGGCCCAGCACGACGTCTCCTGGGACATCGGCCCGAAGGACGTCGGCTCGTTTCCGCCCAACGGATACGGGATGTACGACGTCGCCGGCAACGTCAACGAGATGGTGAACGACTGGTACCGGGAGGACTACTTCGCGAGCTGTCCGGACCGCGACCCCGTGGGCCCGTCCGGTCTCTCCGCCTACCTGTCGCTGGTGAGCCCCTCCGGCACGCGTGCGCGACTCAAGGGCCGCTGCAAAGTGATCAAGGGCGGCTCGTACCGCGCGCCGTGGAGCTGGCGGGAGCGCAACCCGGACAACATGATCGAGACGCCGGTCCAGGTCGGCGCGCGCGAGTATGTGTACCAGGAGCCCTACACCCACTTCGACCTGGGCTTCCGCGTCGCGGAAGGCGGCGTGTGGAAGTAG
- a CDS encoding glycosyltransferase, translating to MNHENRRVAYVLRTYPELSETFVVREVEGLVAARVPVTVLSAFPAQHPASGVLDGEVLAHRGSVPSTRVPNAGAWARALASDLLSLGLRPRKWARALRLGFYARRAAALLPGDTARLHAHFANDAAALCRYTAALTGLPYRVTAHAYDLYQDPFLLGPNLAAAERVYTVSTANEAWLLLRARRLGIEAGRVRVLRCGLDLAQFAFRAATVPSRPARLLCVARLVPKKGHAVLLEALERLAGTAGEAGVDFVGEGPLLDDLRRAADRPALRGRVGFVGALPPTEVLARMRAADAVVLASIVAKDGDRDGLPVVLVEAAALGVPLIATPVSGIPELVDGSTGWLARAADADGVAEAIAAFAAAPHEERLRRSRAARARVEREFDLAKQVAELSS from the coding sequence GTGAATCACGAGAATCGTCGCGTCGCTTACGTCCTGAGAACCTATCCCGAGCTTTCGGAGACGTTCGTCGTGCGCGAGGTGGAAGGTCTGGTCGCCGCGCGGGTGCCCGTTACGGTCCTGTCGGCGTTCCCCGCGCAACATCCGGCGAGCGGGGTCCTCGACGGCGAGGTGCTGGCGCACCGCGGAAGCGTCCCCTCCACCCGCGTCCCGAACGCCGGGGCGTGGGCCCGGGCGCTCGCCTCCGACCTCCTGTCCCTGGGTCTCCGGCCCCGGAAGTGGGCGCGCGCCCTCCGGCTCGGGTTCTACGCCCGACGTGCCGCGGCCCTGCTCCCCGGCGACACGGCCAGGCTCCACGCCCACTTCGCCAACGACGCGGCGGCGCTTTGCCGCTATACCGCCGCGTTGACGGGGCTCCCGTACCGCGTGACCGCGCACGCGTACGACCTCTACCAGGACCCCTTCCTGCTGGGGCCGAACCTCGCCGCCGCCGAGCGCGTCTACACCGTGTCCACGGCGAACGAGGCCTGGCTGCTGTTGCGCGCGCGCCGGCTGGGGATCGAGGCGGGTCGCGTGCGGGTGCTGCGCTGCGGGCTCGACCTCGCGCAGTTCGCATTCCGTGCCGCGACGGTCCCGTCGCGCCCCGCACGCCTGCTTTGCGTGGCACGGCTGGTCCCGAAGAAAGGGCATGCGGTGCTCCTCGAGGCGCTCGAGCGGCTGGCCGGGACGGCGGGCGAGGCGGGAGTCGACTTCGTCGGCGAGGGACCGCTCCTCGACGACCTGCGGCGAGCGGCCGACCGGCCGGCGCTGCGCGGACGCGTCGGCTTCGTCGGCGCCCTTCCTCCGACCGAGGTCCTGGCGCGCATGCGCGCCGCCGACGCCGTGGTTCTCGCCTCGATCGTCGCCAAGGACGGAGATCGGGACGGACTGCCGGTCGTCCTCGTGGAGGCGGCCGCGCTCGGCGTTCCCCTGATCGCGACCCCCGTCTCGGGGATTCCCGAGCTCGTGGACGGTTCGACGGGCTGGCTCGCCCGCGCCGCCGACGCCGACGGGGTCGCCGAGGCGATCGCGGCGTTCGCCGCGGCGCCGCACGAGGAACGACTCCGACGCTCCCGGGCGGCGCGGGCCCGGGTGGAGCGGGAGTTCGACCTCGCGAAGCAGGTGGCGGAATTGTCGAGTTGA
- a CDS encoding radical SAM protein → MNPSVRKVLLLNPPGDRLYIRDQFCSHVSKGTYYWQPLDLLMISARLHAAGYELAVVDAIAERLAAEEALRRVEAFAPDAIVFLTGSDSFLDDIRFVEEAKRRGVRLAVAIGDVVREKGERLLVQHPAMDACMTDFVTHGLEAFLQGRADEAANMIVRDADGTVRKIAGAKVPRTFTIPTPPYALFPLDRYRMPYNRYHPYATIITSTWCPYGCSYCPFSRTPYRMREPEDVLRNLEDVRAMGIRQLHIADWTFAVNKAQAKTIVQGMIAREFGFTWSCLSRVDLMDRELMDLMKRAGCDLIEFGVESGNQPMLDRYDKGTTVEEIRRAFGWARELDIPTLATFVLGLPGETRETLQQTLDLALEIEPTFCSFNAASPRMGTELRHDMLEQGLIQDSDDAVLDSSRSLPVFSTETLSAEEVQRFRQRAIRSFYLRPSYLARRVKRLGSWVELQNHLGNGVSLIWQTLQSARARRT, encoded by the coding sequence ATGAACCCCTCGGTCCGGAAGGTCCTTCTCCTCAACCCCCCCGGGGACCGGCTCTACATCCGGGACCAGTTCTGCTCGCACGTGTCGAAGGGCACGTATTACTGGCAACCGCTCGACCTGCTGATGATCTCCGCGCGGCTCCACGCCGCGGGGTACGAGCTCGCGGTCGTCGACGCGATCGCCGAGCGGCTCGCCGCGGAAGAGGCGCTGCGCCGCGTGGAGGCGTTCGCCCCCGACGCCATCGTGTTCCTGACGGGGAGCGACTCCTTCCTCGACGACATCCGCTTCGTGGAGGAAGCGAAGCGACGCGGCGTGCGGCTCGCGGTCGCGATCGGCGACGTCGTCCGCGAGAAGGGCGAGCGGCTGCTCGTGCAGCACCCCGCGATGGACGCGTGCATGACGGACTTCGTCACGCACGGGCTCGAAGCGTTCCTGCAGGGGCGAGCCGACGAGGCGGCGAACATGATCGTGCGCGACGCGGACGGCACGGTGCGCAAGATCGCGGGCGCCAAGGTGCCTCGGACCTTCACGATCCCCACGCCGCCCTACGCGCTGTTCCCCCTCGACCGCTACCGGATGCCGTACAACCGGTACCACCCGTACGCGACGATCATCACCTCGACCTGGTGCCCCTACGGTTGCAGCTACTGTCCGTTCTCGCGCACGCCCTATCGGATGCGCGAGCCGGAGGACGTGCTCCGCAACCTCGAGGACGTCCGCGCGATGGGGATCCGGCAACTCCACATCGCCGACTGGACCTTCGCGGTCAACAAGGCGCAGGCCAAGACGATCGTCCAGGGGATGATCGCGCGGGAGTTCGGATTCACGTGGTCGTGCCTGAGCCGCGTCGACCTCATGGACCGCGAGCTCATGGACCTGATGAAACGCGCGGGATGCGACCTGATCGAGTTCGGCGTCGAGTCGGGGAACCAGCCGATGCTCGATCGCTACGACAAGGGGACGACCGTCGAGGAGATCCGGCGCGCGTTCGGGTGGGCCCGCGAGCTCGACATCCCGACCCTCGCCACGTTCGTCCTGGGCCTCCCGGGCGAGACCCGCGAGACGTTGCAGCAGACCCTCGACCTCGCTCTGGAGATCGAGCCGACGTTCTGCTCGTTCAACGCGGCGAGTCCGCGCATGGGGACCGAGCTCCGCCACGACATGCTCGAGCAGGGGCTGATCCAGGACTCCGACGACGCGGTGCTCGACTCGTCGCGGTCGCTCCCGGTCTTCTCCACGGAGACGCTGTCCGCGGAGGAGGTCCAGCGCTTCCGCCAGCGGGCGATCCGCTCGTTCTACCTGCGCCCCTCGTACCTCGCGCGCCGCGTCAAGCGGCTCGGGTCGTGGGTCGAGCTGCAGAACCATCTCGGCAACGGCGTCTCGCTGATCTGGCAGACGCTGCAGTCCGCGAGGGCACGTCGGACCTGA
- a CDS encoding glycosyltransferase family 87 protein produces the protein MAALAALALLVVRSWRIDYPYSIDFQTYWLAGHRLAAGEADRLFDAGGGPASGIPLELAAHEFKNLPIVAVPFAPLASLPYLEAKRVFWWIGLAALVAGGTLSGLGGLSPRFGSPATRVSVGIAVTALLSPAHSALRHGQTTPLVMLALAAWLYGRDRRPAWAGGALGLACLVKFPPLALLALDAVRARLKATAAAVATILVAVTLSVVAFGVPLHRAYLAHIGGNAGTVMTGHNNQSIVAILARLVVPVPVLDWTPRPLPDGIGAGAVIVTLLLFALAARTILQAGRTPPDELLEVPLVASLGIVALPVAWDHYVLLAGPAILALLGGLHAKGLLLRPRFRLAFAATFVVLALPTPTAWLDGSEPAGFLRALALSGDGLALLGVFGTAIVASRVRR, from the coding sequence ATGGCGGCACTGGCTGCACTGGCGCTGCTCGTCGTCCGGTCGTGGCGGATCGACTATCCGTATTCGATCGACTTCCAGACCTACTGGCTCGCGGGACATCGCCTCGCCGCCGGGGAGGCGGATCGCCTGTTCGACGCCGGCGGCGGACCGGCCTCGGGGATCCCGCTCGAGCTCGCCGCGCACGAGTTCAAGAACCTCCCGATCGTCGCCGTCCCGTTCGCCCCGCTCGCGTCGCTCCCCTACCTCGAGGCGAAGCGGGTCTTCTGGTGGATCGGCCTCGCCGCCCTCGTCGCGGGAGGGACGCTCTCGGGGCTCGGCGGGCTCTCCCCCCGGTTCGGGAGCCCCGCCACCCGGGTGAGCGTCGGGATCGCGGTGACGGCGCTGCTGTCCCCGGCCCACTCCGCGCTCCGCCACGGGCAGACGACCCCGCTCGTGATGCTGGCGCTGGCCGCCTGGCTGTACGGGCGCGATCGCCGCCCCGCGTGGGCGGGGGGGGCCCTGGGCCTCGCGTGCCTCGTGAAGTTCCCGCCCCTGGCACTGCTGGCCCTCGACGCGGTGCGCGCCCGGCTGAAGGCGACCGCGGCCGCGGTCGCGACGATCCTGGTCGCGGTCACCCTGTCGGTCGTCGCATTCGGCGTCCCGCTGCACCGCGCCTACCTCGCCCACATCGGAGGGAACGCGGGCACGGTGATGACCGGGCACAACAACCAGTCGATCGTCGCGATCCTCGCCCGACTGGTCGTCCCGGTCCCCGTGCTGGACTGGACCCCGCGTCCACTCCCCGACGGGATCGGCGCGGGGGCGGTGATCGTGACGCTGCTCCTGTTCGCGCTCGCCGCGCGGACGATCCTCCAGGCCGGTCGCACCCCGCCGGACGAGCTCCTCGAGGTCCCGCTGGTCGCCTCGCTGGGCATCGTCGCCCTCCCCGTCGCGTGGGACCACTACGTGCTCCTCGCGGGGCCGGCGATCCTGGCGCTGCTCGGCGGCCTCCACGCGAAGGGGCTGCTCCTTCGGCCGCGATTCCGGCTCGCCTTCGCGGCGACCTTCGTCGTGCTGGCCCTCCCCACACCCACCGCGTGGCTCGACGGCTCGGAGCCGGCCGGCTTCCTGCGGGCGCTCGCCCTCTCCGGGGACGGGCTCGCCCTCCTCGGGGTCTTCGGCACGGCGATCGTCGCCTCGCGGGTGCGCCGGTGA
- a CDS encoding glycosyltransferase family A protein, with protein sequence MNGAPRFSVLVPTRGRPDLAAACVASVLAQDHPSFELVLSDQSDDDRTFAAATAAAAGNPRLTIVRAPGRGRSRALNAGLPACRGAWIVMTDDDCEPEPGWLLALDREAARAPERAAIVGRVVPGPVEPGKADPPATLDEPEPRDWRGRVDRDLVYPNFAIPRAAFAELGRFDVRLGVGTPIPGGEDNDFGYRLLRSGYALLYRPGPTVVHRAWRSHEERLALKRAYGVGQGGFYAKHLARGDAFVAWRLARDLFRNARAAGGAAIRGNRTGARGHLAYLSGLGTGLWRMGILLARRAPAEDR encoded by the coding sequence GTGAACGGCGCCCCGCGGTTCTCCGTCCTCGTCCCGACGCGGGGCCGCCCCGACCTCGCCGCGGCGTGCGTGGCCTCGGTCCTCGCGCAGGACCACCCGTCGTTCGAGCTCGTGCTCTCCGACCAGTCCGACGACGACCGGACCTTCGCGGCGGCGACCGCGGCGGCGGCGGGGAACCCCCGCCTGACGATCGTCCGGGCTCCCGGACGCGGGCGGAGCCGCGCGCTCAACGCCGGCCTTCCCGCCTGTCGCGGCGCGTGGATCGTGATGACCGACGACGACTGCGAGCCGGAGCCGGGATGGCTCCTCGCCCTCGACCGCGAGGCCGCGCGGGCCCCCGAGCGCGCGGCCATCGTCGGCCGGGTGGTTCCGGGTCCGGTCGAGCCGGGGAAAGCGGATCCGCCGGCGACCCTCGACGAGCCCGAACCCCGCGACTGGCGAGGCCGCGTCGACCGGGACCTCGTTTACCCGAACTTCGCGATCCCGCGCGCGGCCTTCGCCGAGCTCGGCCGGTTCGACGTCCGCCTCGGCGTCGGGACTCCCATCCCGGGGGGCGAGGACAACGACTTCGGCTATCGCCTGCTCCGCTCGGGGTACGCGCTCCTCTACCGCCCAGGCCCCACCGTCGTCCATCGTGCCTGGCGCAGCCACGAGGAGCGTCTCGCCCTCAAGCGGGCCTACGGGGTCGGCCAGGGGGGCTTCTACGCGAAGCACCTCGCCCGCGGCGATGCTTTCGTGGCATGGCGGCTCGCCCGCGATCTCTTCCGGAACGCCCGGGCGGCCGGCGGCGCGGCGATCCGGGGAAACCGGACGGGCGCGCGCGGGCATCTCGCGTATCTTTCGGGGTTGGGGACGGGTCTCTGGCGCATGGGGATCCTGCTCGCCCGCAGGGCGCCGGCGGAGGACCGTTGA
- a CDS encoding glycosyltransferase encodes MRGPGGAVAEIDLAADDPLPEVLVYAPLAYVLVRDAGRPVARLVLEGDTPRDRATLFARAREVASVLPAPHAGGVVVEPGAVSVIVATRDRPHDLEACLLALSQLAPGPGEVVVADSASAAPALVAMTARKYGARYVRCRRPGLSIARNTGARAARSAILAFLDDDCRVEAGWLRALCEGFGADGGDVVTGQLLPSELETEAQQLFLHYSHMDRRGFVPRRFTRDSRESKHWPIDAWRMGSGGNLAVRSDAYWQLGGFRADLGLGTPALGGEDLFFLWSVVVDGGTVVYRPDALAWHRHHRDAAALERVMFGYGCGHSAFIAAARSAGAARGRVALYRASFWYDRFKRLGRSLARRWPVPAHLVLREMAGSLAGRHRFRRAHREVA; translated from the coding sequence TTGAGGGGACCGGGAGGAGCGGTCGCGGAGATCGACCTGGCGGCGGACGATCCGCTTCCCGAAGTCCTCGTGTACGCGCCCCTCGCCTACGTGCTCGTCCGCGACGCGGGCCGGCCGGTCGCGCGCCTGGTCCTCGAAGGGGACACGCCGCGCGACCGCGCGACCCTGTTCGCCCGGGCGCGCGAGGTCGCGAGCGTGCTTCCCGCGCCGCACGCCGGCGGGGTCGTCGTCGAGCCGGGGGCCGTCAGCGTGATCGTCGCGACGCGCGATCGGCCGCACGACCTCGAGGCGTGCCTCCTCGCGCTCTCGCAGCTCGCGCCCGGCCCCGGCGAGGTCGTCGTCGCCGACTCGGCCTCGGCCGCCCCGGCCCTCGTCGCGATGACGGCGCGCAAGTACGGCGCCCGCTACGTGCGCTGCCGCCGTCCGGGGCTGTCGATCGCCCGGAACACGGGAGCCCGCGCGGCGCGCAGCGCGATCCTCGCGTTCCTCGACGACGACTGCCGCGTCGAGGCGGGCTGGCTGCGCGCGTTGTGCGAGGGGTTCGGGGCCGACGGCGGCGACGTCGTCACCGGCCAGCTCCTTCCCTCCGAGCTGGAGACCGAGGCGCAGCAGCTGTTCCTCCACTACAGCCACATGGACCGTCGCGGCTTCGTGCCCCGCCGGTTCACGCGCGACAGCCGCGAGTCGAAGCACTGGCCGATCGACGCGTGGCGGATGGGCAGCGGCGGGAACCTCGCGGTCCGGTCCGACGCGTACTGGCAGCTCGGCGGGTTCCGCGCCGACCTCGGGCTCGGGACCCCCGCCCTCGGCGGCGAGGATCTGTTCTTCCTCTGGTCGGTCGTGGTCGACGGCGGCACCGTCGTGTACCGCCCCGACGCCCTCGCCTGGCACCGGCATCACCGGGACGCGGCGGCGCTCGAGCGCGTGATGTTCGGGTACGGCTGCGGCCACTCGGCGTTCATCGCCGCCGCGCGCTCCGCAGGCGCGGCGAGAGGTCGCGTGGCGCTCTACCGCGCCTCGTTCTGGTACGACCGCTTCAAGCGGCTCGGGCGCTCGCTCGCCCGTCGCTGGCCCGTGCCCGCCCACCTCGTCCTTCGCGAGATGGCGGGGTCCCTCGCGGGACGCCACCGCTTCCGGCGCGCGCATCGCGAGGTCGCATGA